The Vitis riparia cultivar Riparia Gloire de Montpellier isolate 1030 chromosome 3, EGFV_Vit.rip_1.0, whole genome shotgun sequence genome includes a region encoding these proteins:
- the LOC117911544 gene encoding metalloendoproteinase 3-MMP-like has product MASPVVSLLLYFVLSSLFLLLPFLSQATSPFGSFKLESFRAFKHLEGSKKGDKMEGIQKVKQYLQRYGYLSSTHYSQTNTDEFDDALESAIKVFQTFYHLNPTEILDILETLTVTQMSRPRCGVPDHPLAQTLSTPMAITISI; this is encoded by the coding sequence ATGGCGTCCCCTGTAGTTTCTCTCTTGCTCTATTTTgttctttcttctctcttcctcctcctcccttTCCTTTCTCAGGCAACTTCCCCCTTTGGGTCCTTCAAGCTGGAGAGCTTTAGGGCTTTCAAGCATCTGGAGGGGTCTAAAAAGGGAGACAAAATGGAAGGCATCCAGAAGGTGAAGCAGTACCTTCAACGTTATGGATACCTGAGCTCTACCCATTATTCCCAAACCAACACTGATGAGTTTGATGATGCCTTGGAGTCTGCCATTAAAGTCTTCCAGACCTTTTACCATCTGAACCCCACCGAAATCCTAGACATTCTTGAGACTCTGACAGTCACGCAGATGTCCAGGCCAAGATGTGGGGTCCCTGACCACCCCCTGGCTCAAACACTATCAACCCCCATGGCCATAACCATCTCAATATAG